The following proteins come from a genomic window of Dysidea avara chromosome 12, odDysAvar1.4, whole genome shotgun sequence:
- the LOC136241860 gene encoding E3 SUMO-protein ligase ZBED1-like, which produces MVTHIADSVKRWQLVLETLPILFRTCDTTLPVYLLSLPLKRQTDNAGNSVSHGTHSQPSIEEALMSSLSYDNKSKKWVELTNAVTYCIAKDMLPLYTVEKARFRKMLAAFDKRYKPSSRNYMSRVAISAAYSTTKEQVVRDLGQIEYYSATTDCWSSQGLKPYLSYTVHYVDSKWSLKSYCLQTMYFPEDHTASNLAEGLQETLQSWSLDITRQVCITTDSASNIIRTTKDLGWKQLSCCGHNLNLAVNKGLQDQRCSSTIGTCRKVVSAFSMSWKRRRDLTSTQATMDLPQHSLAADCVTRLGSTGKMVERIREHQESINVVLSNDKKASHLILNWQKKEVLKAIDTLLSPLKKMTDLSAKDYVTISTIKPMLEYICKDLLADDTNDSAFCLLVNIANFMEPRFKVDYLNDDEFDLVKEEITMGSSVTPHLNRKKCHDNSCTADEPPRKKPKKG; this is translated from the exons ATGGTTACGCATATTGCAGACAGTGTAAAAAGGTGGCAGCTCGTATTGGAAACACTTCCAATCTTATTTCGCACCTGCGATACAACCCTCCCAGTGTATTTGCTGAGTTTACCTCTCAAAAGACAGACAGACAACGCGGGAAATTCTGTATCGCATGGAACCCATAGCCAGCCGTCGATTGAGGAAGCACTAATGAGCAGCCTGTCTTATGATAACAAGAGTAAGAAGTGGGTTGAGCTTACCAATGCAGTGACCTACTGTATTGCAAAGGATATGCTTCCACTTTATACCGTGGAGAAGGCCAGATTTAGGAAAATGTTGGCAGCATTTGACAAGAGATACAAGCCATCCAGCCGCAATTACATGTCCAGAGTAGCCATTTCAGCAGCTTATAGTACTACTAAAGAGCAAGTGGTACGAGATCTTGGACAGATTGAGTACTACTCTGCTACTACAGATTGCTGGTCCAGCCAGGGATTAAAGCCTTACCTTAGCTACACCGTGCATTATGTTGACAGCAAGTGGTCACTAAAGAGCTACTGCCTTCAAACCATGTATTTTCCAGAAGACCACACAGCAAGCAACCTAGCAGAGGGTTTACAAGAGACTCTTCAGTCATGGTCACTTGATATCACTAGACAAGTTTGCATAACCACTGATAGTGCTAGTAATATTATACGAACAACCAAGGACTTGGGGTGGAAGCAGTTGTCATGCTGTGGTCACAATCTTAACCTTGCTGTCAATAAAGGCCTCCAGGATCAACGTTGCTCTTCCACTATTGGAACATGCAGGAAGGTGGTTAGTGCTTTTAGCATGAGCTGGAAGAGAAGACGGGATCTGACTTCTACACAAGCTACTATGGACTTACCTCAGCATTCACTAGCAGCA GATTGTGTCACAAGATTGGGATCAACTGGAAAGATGGTAGAACGTATTAGGGAGCATCAAGAGTCTATAAATGTAGTACTCAGCAATGACAAAAAGGCTTCACACCTTATACTAAATTGGCAAAAAAAGGAGGTACTGAAAGCCATTGACACATTGTTATCACCCCTTAAGAAAATGACTGACTTGTCTGCTAAAGATTATGTCACGATTTCAACCATAAAACCCATGTTGGAGTATATCTGCAAAGACCTGCTAGCTGACGATACCAATGATTCTGCATTCTGCTTACTGGTGAACATAGCCAACTTTATGGAGCCTCGCTTCAAGGTTGACTACCTCAATGATGATGAATTTGACCTCGTTAAAGAAGAGATAACAATGGGGTCATCTGTCACACCTCACCTGAACAGGAAGAAGTGTCATGACAACAGCTGTACTGCAGATGAGCCACCGAGGAAGAAGCCTAAGAAAGGATAG